The Haloarchaeobius amylolyticus genome window below encodes:
- a CDS encoding GNAT family N-acetyltransferase — protein MSDPVTLRETTEADARAVQRVADAACHAVYDDILGEGVTDDIVRNWYDPERLVADDIEPEGRPFFVAAVDGTVVGFAEGIREDARTADLYRIYVHPDHWGDGVGSALLDRLERHFADAGVERLFVSVLADNDVGVAFYESVGFEHVETTTDEQFDVPRAEYVKDLD, from the coding sequence GTGTCCGACCCTGTCACCCTCCGCGAAACGACCGAAGCCGACGCCCGGGCCGTCCAGCGCGTCGCCGACGCCGCCTGCCACGCAGTGTACGACGACATCCTCGGCGAGGGCGTCACCGACGACATCGTCCGGAACTGGTACGACCCCGAGCGCCTCGTCGCGGACGACATCGAACCGGAGGGGCGCCCCTTCTTCGTCGCCGCGGTCGACGGGACCGTCGTCGGCTTCGCCGAGGGCATCCGCGAGGACGCCCGGACCGCCGACCTCTACCGCATCTACGTCCACCCCGACCACTGGGGCGACGGCGTCGGGAGCGCCCTGCTCGACCGACTGGAACGCCACTTCGCCGACGCGGGCGTCGAGCGTCTGTTCGTCTCCGTCCTCGCGGACAACGACGTGGGCGTGGCCTTCTACGAGTCGGTCGGGTTCGAGCACGTCGAGACGACCACGGACGAGCAGTTCGACGTGCCCCGGGCCGAGTACGTGAAGGACCTCGACTGA
- a CDS encoding ABC transporter ATP-binding protein, with translation MSEPLLRVTDLEKYYYENDTFLDRVLGKERQSVKAVDGVSFEVHEGETLGLVGESGCGKSTTSETVLRLREATGGTVEFDGDDVFSMDREELKAFRRDAQIVFQDPFSSLDPRMTIGDIVTESLRIHGIAGREERMDRAAELLDRVGLSPNHVDRYPHEFSGGQRQRVGIARAIALDPEFIVLDEPVSALDVSVQAQVLNLLADLQEEFGLTYLFVAHDLSVVRHISDRVAVMYLGEIVETGPVDEIFENPQHPYTEALLESVPRPSTDEYGRRGDVLRGDVPSPRNPPSGCRFHTRCPYATEACKMETPPAYEHGPQHEATCFRLDGDHDYWDSDPLSHAAESVPEESAVRTDD, from the coding sequence ATGAGTGAGCCACTGCTGCGCGTGACCGACCTGGAGAAGTACTACTACGAGAACGACACGTTCCTCGACCGCGTGCTCGGCAAGGAGCGCCAGAGCGTCAAGGCCGTCGACGGGGTTTCCTTCGAGGTCCACGAGGGCGAGACGCTCGGGCTCGTCGGCGAGTCCGGCTGCGGGAAGTCCACGACCAGCGAGACGGTCCTCCGGCTCCGCGAGGCCACCGGCGGCACCGTGGAGTTCGACGGCGACGACGTCTTCTCGATGGACAGGGAGGAACTGAAGGCGTTCCGCCGGGACGCCCAGATCGTCTTCCAGGACCCCTTCTCCAGTCTCGACCCCCGGATGACCATCGGGGACATCGTCACCGAGAGCCTGCGCATCCACGGTATCGCGGGGCGCGAGGAGCGCATGGACCGCGCCGCGGAACTGCTCGACCGCGTCGGCCTCTCGCCGAATCACGTCGACCGGTACCCCCACGAGTTCTCGGGCGGTCAGCGCCAGCGCGTCGGCATCGCCCGCGCCATCGCGCTCGACCCCGAGTTCATCGTGCTGGACGAACCGGTGTCGGCGCTGGACGTCTCCGTGCAGGCGCAGGTGCTCAACCTGCTCGCGGACCTGCAGGAGGAGTTCGGCCTGACCTACCTGTTCGTCGCCCACGACCTCTCCGTGGTCCGGCACATCTCCGACCGCGTCGCCGTGATGTACCTCGGCGAGATCGTGGAGACGGGGCCGGTCGACGAGATATTCGAGAACCCCCAGCACCCCTACACCGAGGCGCTGCTGGAGAGCGTCCCGCGGCCCTCGACCGACGAGTACGGCCGCCGGGGCGACGTCCTCAGGGGCGACGTGCCCTCGCCGCGGAACCCGCCCTCGGGCTGCCGGTTCCACACCCGGTGCCCGTACGCCACCGAGGCCTGCAAGATGGAGACGCCGCCGGCCTACGAGCACGGCCCCCAGCACGAGGCGACGTGCTTCCGGCTCGACGGCGACCACGACTACTGGGACAGCGACCCGCTCTCACACGCCGCGGAATCGGTGCCAGAAGAGTCGGCGGTGCGCACCGACGACTGA
- a CDS encoding ABC transporter ATP-binding protein has product MSRAREDLLRVEDLSTRFFTEEGQVNACERVSFDVRENEILGIVGESGSGKSVTALSVIDLVESPGRVTDGEVWLRDDELAEEFRSKKPAAVDGDFVDLRQLPKGVRRSLRGPTFSTIFQDPMSSFNPSLTVGEQIAEAVEVQRRTTANPRKTRSRSQGYGLGNLIVDSLVPDRDYTSEESHARAVELLDQVGIPDAAERADQHPHEFSGGMLQRAMVAQALAGEPDVLIADEPTTALDVTIQAQILDLLRDIQEERGMSIVLITHDLGVVARMCERVAVMYAGEVVERGSLDAVFDSPTHPYTQGLLGSLPDLDDPEPRLDPIEGNVPSLLDSEMGDRCYFAERCPKAMESCLSHPAHRRVGDDPDHEARCVLADGEFDPGQALPEDYFERGETDE; this is encoded by the coding sequence ATGAGCCGGGCACGCGAGGACCTGCTCCGCGTCGAGGACCTCTCGACGCGCTTCTTCACCGAGGAGGGGCAGGTCAACGCCTGCGAGCGCGTCTCGTTCGACGTGCGCGAGAACGAGATCCTCGGCATCGTCGGCGAGTCCGGCTCGGGCAAGTCCGTCACCGCGCTGTCGGTCATCGACCTGGTGGAGTCGCCGGGCCGGGTGACCGACGGCGAGGTGTGGCTGCGCGACGACGAACTCGCCGAGGAGTTCCGGTCGAAGAAGCCCGCCGCGGTCGACGGCGACTTCGTCGACCTCCGGCAGCTCCCGAAGGGGGTGCGCCGGTCCCTGCGCGGGCCGACGTTCAGCACCATCTTCCAGGACCCGATGTCGAGCTTCAACCCGTCGCTCACCGTCGGCGAGCAGATCGCCGAGGCGGTCGAGGTCCAGCGCCGGACCACCGCCAACCCCCGGAAGACGCGGTCGCGGAGCCAGGGGTACGGTCTCGGGAACCTCATCGTGGACAGCCTCGTCCCGGACCGGGACTACACCAGCGAGGAGAGCCACGCCCGGGCGGTCGAACTGCTCGACCAGGTCGGCATCCCGGACGCGGCCGAGCGCGCCGACCAGCACCCCCACGAGTTCTCCGGGGGGATGCTCCAGCGCGCCATGGTCGCCCAGGCACTCGCCGGCGAACCGGACGTGCTCATCGCGGACGAGCCGACGACCGCGCTGGACGTGACCATCCAGGCCCAGATTCTGGACCTGCTGCGTGACATCCAGGAGGAGCGCGGGATGAGCATCGTGCTCATCACGCACGACCTCGGCGTCGTCGCGCGGATGTGCGAGCGCGTCGCGGTCATGTACGCGGGCGAGGTGGTCGAGCGCGGGTCGCTCGACGCCGTCTTCGACAGCCCGACGCACCCCTACACGCAGGGGCTGCTCGGCTCGCTGCCGGACCTCGACGACCCCGAACCGCGCCTCGACCCCATCGAGGGGAACGTCCCGAGCCTGCTCGACAGCGAGATGGGCGACCGGTGTTACTTCGCCGAGCGCTGTCCGAAGGCCATGGAGTCCTGTCTCTCCCATCCGGCCCACCGACGGGTCGGCGACGACCCGGACCACGAGGCCCGGTGCGTGCTCGCAGACGGCGAGTTCGACCCCGGACAGGCCCTGCCCGAGGACTACTTCGAGCGAGGTGAGACCGATGAGTGA
- a CDS encoding ABC transporter permease: MPLLDSLLKLLRGVTLSPRTLRNLKKELRRNWLAKIGIGIVVLVVLVAVFAPFVAPDRPTKQNLEEARSPPIGFSTQSVQEVTKKENGSVVFEDGEIVTENRTVYENATWSHPLGTDGNGRDILSRLIYGARVSLLVGVLGTSLATLIGVTVGLSAGYYRGKVDDALMRAADVMLAFPSLVLAIALVGVWGQAKLPIPDPFVQTGLAGAFRGAVGLPGPMPEKTVLPGTVIVVVALVNWVWFARVARGEALSLREESYVKAARSMGASDATILLRHILPNAVTPILVLATIQVAAIILLESALSFLGFSAANVSWGFDIALGREYQTTAWWIAAMPGLAIVVTVVGLNLVGDWLRDALDPGIEGEGGV; the protein is encoded by the coding sequence ATGCCATTGCTCGATTCACTGTTGAAACTGTTGCGTGGTGTGACGCTCTCGCCGCGAACGCTCCGGAACCTGAAGAAGGAACTGCGGCGCAACTGGCTGGCGAAGATCGGCATCGGCATCGTGGTGCTGGTCGTCCTCGTCGCGGTGTTCGCGCCGTTCGTCGCCCCGGACCGACCGACCAAGCAGAACCTGGAGGAGGCACGCTCGCCCCCCATCGGGTTCTCCACGCAGTCGGTCCAGGAGGTGACGAAGAAGGAGAACGGCAGCGTCGTCTTCGAGGACGGCGAGATCGTGACCGAGAACCGGACCGTCTACGAGAACGCGACCTGGTCGCATCCGCTGGGGACCGACGGGAACGGTCGCGACATCCTCTCCCGGCTGATATACGGGGCACGGGTGTCGCTGCTCGTCGGCGTCCTCGGCACGTCGCTGGCGACGCTCATCGGCGTCACCGTCGGCCTCTCGGCGGGCTACTACCGCGGGAAGGTCGACGACGCGCTGATGCGTGCGGCCGACGTGATGCTGGCGTTCCCGTCGCTCGTGCTGGCCATCGCGCTGGTCGGCGTCTGGGGACAGGCCAAACTGCCCATCCCCGACCCGTTCGTCCAGACGGGGCTGGCGGGAGCCTTCCGCGGCGCGGTCGGTCTCCCCGGGCCGATGCCCGAGAAGACGGTGCTCCCGGGGACGGTCATCGTGGTCGTCGCGCTCGTCAACTGGGTGTGGTTCGCCCGCGTCGCCCGCGGGGAGGCACTCAGCCTGCGCGAGGAGTCCTACGTCAAGGCGGCCCGGTCGATGGGCGCGAGCGACGCGACCATCCTGCTCCGGCACATCCTGCCCAACGCCGTGACGCCCATCCTCGTGCTGGCGACCATCCAGGTCGCGGCCATCATCCTGCTGGAGAGCGCACTGTCGTTCCTCGGCTTCTCGGCCGCGAACGTCTCCTGGGGCTTCGACATCGCCCTGGGACGCGAGTACCAGACCACGGCGTGGTGGATCGCCGCCATGCCCGGCCTGGCCATCGTCGTCACCGTCGTCGGGTTGAACCTCGTCGGTGACTGGCTCAGGGACGCTCTCGACCCCGGTATCGAGGGGGAGGGTGGTGTCTGA